The Neodiprion fabricii isolate iyNeoFabr1 chromosome 4, iyNeoFabr1.1, whole genome shotgun sequence genome window below encodes:
- the LOC124180074 gene encoding zinc finger C2HC domain-containing protein 1C isoform X2, with the protein MIMSQPSSRLKMVQARFQQKQMQEKEQKMLQLYDQQQQRAYQVVKRGSAGSKDSMSQQHSISKSITATRTTSTTQGGKVRQMFDERRQTTVKGIDRSYPLEPLENKPKKQIAANGGHIASKANQPGTVMRKTVTVRRTAKVEGNSGNNGENFTVSHHEEVSQESFGNGEQFGRMNVDSEYRDENHRAPPQNEVQIEEVLDEDTMERNQMLAKIHLMEYDKNLRHRVDNNLISEKFPDELLVNVTDKWSKKPAPKKLSQAEARLERFKNANARRNSATSTTTTRRSESRKRSEPNSPSPKATSRIRKNINSEPASRVSANSSANPPNRRSFPPSPSKSPDITSKRNSASQNQRQPPPTASPSPRPSSVLSQASSTTSPTRGTHSAENANRGMATKAKHPIRSAETVSASSTKGPPSARSGQSVGSSDALVSCKICGRRFAQDRVTPHEKICAKTTQKKRKQFDTVRHRVQGTELESYAKKVPATGKQAEQRAKAKKPEVKAQSNWRRKHEDFINAIRSAKQVQAHLAAGGKLSDLPPPPVSDTSDYIQCPHCGRKFNKGAADRHIPKCANMMHNKPNPRAPPKPKR; encoded by the exons ATGATCATGTCTCAGCCTTCTTCGCGTCTCAAAATGGTACAG GCTCGCTTCCAGCAGAAGCAGATGCAGGAAAAAGAGCAAAAGATGTTGCAGCTTTACGATCAACAACAGCAACGAGCTTACCAAGTGGTCAAAAGAGGTAGCGCTGGATCGAAGGATTCTATGTCTCAGCAGCATTCTATTTCGAAAAGCATCACCGCTACACGCACGACCAGCACTACTCAAGGAGGAAAG GTGAGACAGATGTTTGACGAACGGCGGCAGACAACGGTAAAAGGTATTGATCGTAGCTATCCATTGGAGCCGTTGGAGAACAAACCCAAGAAGCAGATCGCTGCGAACGGTGGCCACATCGCATCGAAGGCGAATCAGCCGGGTACCGTGATGCGAAAGACCGTCACTGTACGACGTACAGCTAAAGTTGAAGGCAATAGCGGAAATaatggagaaaattttacggTTTCTCATCATGAGGAAGTAAGTCAAGAATCTTTTGGAAATGGTGAACAGTTCGGAAGAATGAATGTTGATAGCGAGTACCGTGATGAAAATCATCGAGCACCGCCGCAAAACGAA GTTCAAATCGAAGAAGTTCTCGACGAAGACACGATGGAAAGGAATCAAATGCTGGCGAAAATTCATCTAATGGAATACGATAAGAACCTAAGACATCGCGTTGATAACAATCTGATCAGCGAGAAATTTCCGGATGAGTTATTGGTCAACGTCACTGACAAGTGGTCCAAAAAACCGGCACCAAAGAAACTGTCACAAGCTGAAGCTAGGCTGGAGAGATTCAAGAATGCCAATGCGAGGAGAAACTCTGCAACCTCAACAACGACGACACGGCGTTCAGAGTCAAGGAAACGATCGGAACCTAACTCCCCATCTCCGAAAGCTACTTCTAG aatacgaaaaaatataaattctgAGCCAGCTAGCAGAGTGTCTGCGAACTCTTCTGCTAATCCACCAAACAGACGGAGTTTTCCCCCATCACCGTCAAAGAGTCCAGACATCACATCGAAG CGGAATTCAGCGAGTCAGAATCAGAGGCAACCGCCGCCAACCGCGAGTCCTTCACCACGACCTTCATCAGTCCTGTCCCAGGCCTCCAGTACGACTAGCCCTACGCGTGGTACGCACTCTGCGGAGAACGCGAACCGAGGAATGGCTACCAAGGCAAAGCATCCTATACGGTCAGCTGAAACGGTATCAGCATCGAGTACGAAAGGACCGCCGTCGGCAAGAAGTGGCCAAAGTGTTGGAAGCAG CGATGCACTTGTATCGTGCAAGATTTGTGGGCGTCGGTTTGCTCAGGACAGGGTAACGCCCCATGAAAAAATCTGCGCCAAGACAACGCAGAAGAAACGCAAGCAATTCGATACGGTACGACACCGAGTCCAAGGCACCGAACTCGAATCTTACGCGAAGAAAGTTCCTGCAACGGGGAAACAAGCAGAG CAACGAGCAAAGGCGAAGAAACCGGAAGTGAAAGCTCAATCAAACTGGCGACGAAAACACGAGGACTTTATCAACGCCATCCGATCAGCGAAACAAGTTCAAGCCCATCTTGCCGCAGGCGGAAAACTTAGCGACTTGCCACCTCCACCGGTCAGTGACACGAGTGATTACATCCAGTGTCCTCACTGTggtcgaaaattcaacaagGGTGCTGCGGATCGTCACATTCCCAAATGTGCAAATATGATGCACAATAAACCAAACCCCAGAGCACCTCCGAAACCGAAACGCTAA
- the LOC124180074 gene encoding zinc finger C2HC domain-containing protein 1C isoform X1, protein MDVENYWTAQGLTSSIVKLNNMARFQQKQMQEKEQKMLQLYDQQQQRAYQVVKRGSAGSKDSMSQQHSISKSITATRTTSTTQGGKVRQMFDERRQTTVKGIDRSYPLEPLENKPKKQIAANGGHIASKANQPGTVMRKTVTVRRTAKVEGNSGNNGENFTVSHHEEVSQESFGNGEQFGRMNVDSEYRDENHRAPPQNEVQIEEVLDEDTMERNQMLAKIHLMEYDKNLRHRVDNNLISEKFPDELLVNVTDKWSKKPAPKKLSQAEARLERFKNANARRNSATSTTTTRRSESRKRSEPNSPSPKATSRIRKNINSEPASRVSANSSANPPNRRSFPPSPSKSPDITSKRNSASQNQRQPPPTASPSPRPSSVLSQASSTTSPTRGTHSAENANRGMATKAKHPIRSAETVSASSTKGPPSARSGQSVGSSDALVSCKICGRRFAQDRVTPHEKICAKTTQKKRKQFDTVRHRVQGTELESYAKKVPATGKQAEQRAKAKKPEVKAQSNWRRKHEDFINAIRSAKQVQAHLAAGGKLSDLPPPPVSDTSDYIQCPHCGRKFNKGAADRHIPKCANMMHNKPNPRAPPKPKR, encoded by the exons ATGGATGTGGAAAATTATTGGACTGCACAAGGATTGACGTCATCTATTGTAAAGCTAAACAACATG GCTCGCTTCCAGCAGAAGCAGATGCAGGAAAAAGAGCAAAAGATGTTGCAGCTTTACGATCAACAACAGCAACGAGCTTACCAAGTGGTCAAAAGAGGTAGCGCTGGATCGAAGGATTCTATGTCTCAGCAGCATTCTATTTCGAAAAGCATCACCGCTACACGCACGACCAGCACTACTCAAGGAGGAAAG GTGAGACAGATGTTTGACGAACGGCGGCAGACAACGGTAAAAGGTATTGATCGTAGCTATCCATTGGAGCCGTTGGAGAACAAACCCAAGAAGCAGATCGCTGCGAACGGTGGCCACATCGCATCGAAGGCGAATCAGCCGGGTACCGTGATGCGAAAGACCGTCACTGTACGACGTACAGCTAAAGTTGAAGGCAATAGCGGAAATaatggagaaaattttacggTTTCTCATCATGAGGAAGTAAGTCAAGAATCTTTTGGAAATGGTGAACAGTTCGGAAGAATGAATGTTGATAGCGAGTACCGTGATGAAAATCATCGAGCACCGCCGCAAAACGAA GTTCAAATCGAAGAAGTTCTCGACGAAGACACGATGGAAAGGAATCAAATGCTGGCGAAAATTCATCTAATGGAATACGATAAGAACCTAAGACATCGCGTTGATAACAATCTGATCAGCGAGAAATTTCCGGATGAGTTATTGGTCAACGTCACTGACAAGTGGTCCAAAAAACCGGCACCAAAGAAACTGTCACAAGCTGAAGCTAGGCTGGAGAGATTCAAGAATGCCAATGCGAGGAGAAACTCTGCAACCTCAACAACGACGACACGGCGTTCAGAGTCAAGGAAACGATCGGAACCTAACTCCCCATCTCCGAAAGCTACTTCTAG aatacgaaaaaatataaattctgAGCCAGCTAGCAGAGTGTCTGCGAACTCTTCTGCTAATCCACCAAACAGACGGAGTTTTCCCCCATCACCGTCAAAGAGTCCAGACATCACATCGAAG CGGAATTCAGCGAGTCAGAATCAGAGGCAACCGCCGCCAACCGCGAGTCCTTCACCACGACCTTCATCAGTCCTGTCCCAGGCCTCCAGTACGACTAGCCCTACGCGTGGTACGCACTCTGCGGAGAACGCGAACCGAGGAATGGCTACCAAGGCAAAGCATCCTATACGGTCAGCTGAAACGGTATCAGCATCGAGTACGAAAGGACCGCCGTCGGCAAGAAGTGGCCAAAGTGTTGGAAGCAG CGATGCACTTGTATCGTGCAAGATTTGTGGGCGTCGGTTTGCTCAGGACAGGGTAACGCCCCATGAAAAAATCTGCGCCAAGACAACGCAGAAGAAACGCAAGCAATTCGATACGGTACGACACCGAGTCCAAGGCACCGAACTCGAATCTTACGCGAAGAAAGTTCCTGCAACGGGGAAACAAGCAGAG CAACGAGCAAAGGCGAAGAAACCGGAAGTGAAAGCTCAATCAAACTGGCGACGAAAACACGAGGACTTTATCAACGCCATCCGATCAGCGAAACAAGTTCAAGCCCATCTTGCCGCAGGCGGAAAACTTAGCGACTTGCCACCTCCACCGGTCAGTGACACGAGTGATTACATCCAGTGTCCTCACTGTggtcgaaaattcaacaagGGTGCTGCGGATCGTCACATTCCCAAATGTGCAAATATGATGCACAATAAACCAAACCCCAGAGCACCTCCGAAACCGAAACGCTAA
- the LOC124180074 gene encoding zinc finger C2HC domain-containing protein 1C isoform X3, which translates to MIMSQPSSRLKMARFQQKQMQEKEQKMLQLYDQQQQRAYQVVKRGSAGSKDSMSQQHSISKSITATRTTSTTQGGKVRQMFDERRQTTVKGIDRSYPLEPLENKPKKQIAANGGHIASKANQPGTVMRKTVTVRRTAKVEGNSGNNGENFTVSHHEEVSQESFGNGEQFGRMNVDSEYRDENHRAPPQNEVQIEEVLDEDTMERNQMLAKIHLMEYDKNLRHRVDNNLISEKFPDELLVNVTDKWSKKPAPKKLSQAEARLERFKNANARRNSATSTTTTRRSESRKRSEPNSPSPKATSRIRKNINSEPASRVSANSSANPPNRRSFPPSPSKSPDITSKRNSASQNQRQPPPTASPSPRPSSVLSQASSTTSPTRGTHSAENANRGMATKAKHPIRSAETVSASSTKGPPSARSGQSVGSSDALVSCKICGRRFAQDRVTPHEKICAKTTQKKRKQFDTVRHRVQGTELESYAKKVPATGKQAEQRAKAKKPEVKAQSNWRRKHEDFINAIRSAKQVQAHLAAGGKLSDLPPPPVSDTSDYIQCPHCGRKFNKGAADRHIPKCANMMHNKPNPRAPPKPKR; encoded by the exons ATGATCATGTCTCAGCCTTCTTCGCGTCTCAAAATG GCTCGCTTCCAGCAGAAGCAGATGCAGGAAAAAGAGCAAAAGATGTTGCAGCTTTACGATCAACAACAGCAACGAGCTTACCAAGTGGTCAAAAGAGGTAGCGCTGGATCGAAGGATTCTATGTCTCAGCAGCATTCTATTTCGAAAAGCATCACCGCTACACGCACGACCAGCACTACTCAAGGAGGAAAG GTGAGACAGATGTTTGACGAACGGCGGCAGACAACGGTAAAAGGTATTGATCGTAGCTATCCATTGGAGCCGTTGGAGAACAAACCCAAGAAGCAGATCGCTGCGAACGGTGGCCACATCGCATCGAAGGCGAATCAGCCGGGTACCGTGATGCGAAAGACCGTCACTGTACGACGTACAGCTAAAGTTGAAGGCAATAGCGGAAATaatggagaaaattttacggTTTCTCATCATGAGGAAGTAAGTCAAGAATCTTTTGGAAATGGTGAACAGTTCGGAAGAATGAATGTTGATAGCGAGTACCGTGATGAAAATCATCGAGCACCGCCGCAAAACGAA GTTCAAATCGAAGAAGTTCTCGACGAAGACACGATGGAAAGGAATCAAATGCTGGCGAAAATTCATCTAATGGAATACGATAAGAACCTAAGACATCGCGTTGATAACAATCTGATCAGCGAGAAATTTCCGGATGAGTTATTGGTCAACGTCACTGACAAGTGGTCCAAAAAACCGGCACCAAAGAAACTGTCACAAGCTGAAGCTAGGCTGGAGAGATTCAAGAATGCCAATGCGAGGAGAAACTCTGCAACCTCAACAACGACGACACGGCGTTCAGAGTCAAGGAAACGATCGGAACCTAACTCCCCATCTCCGAAAGCTACTTCTAG aatacgaaaaaatataaattctgAGCCAGCTAGCAGAGTGTCTGCGAACTCTTCTGCTAATCCACCAAACAGACGGAGTTTTCCCCCATCACCGTCAAAGAGTCCAGACATCACATCGAAG CGGAATTCAGCGAGTCAGAATCAGAGGCAACCGCCGCCAACCGCGAGTCCTTCACCACGACCTTCATCAGTCCTGTCCCAGGCCTCCAGTACGACTAGCCCTACGCGTGGTACGCACTCTGCGGAGAACGCGAACCGAGGAATGGCTACCAAGGCAAAGCATCCTATACGGTCAGCTGAAACGGTATCAGCATCGAGTACGAAAGGACCGCCGTCGGCAAGAAGTGGCCAAAGTGTTGGAAGCAG CGATGCACTTGTATCGTGCAAGATTTGTGGGCGTCGGTTTGCTCAGGACAGGGTAACGCCCCATGAAAAAATCTGCGCCAAGACAACGCAGAAGAAACGCAAGCAATTCGATACGGTACGACACCGAGTCCAAGGCACCGAACTCGAATCTTACGCGAAGAAAGTTCCTGCAACGGGGAAACAAGCAGAG CAACGAGCAAAGGCGAAGAAACCGGAAGTGAAAGCTCAATCAAACTGGCGACGAAAACACGAGGACTTTATCAACGCCATCCGATCAGCGAAACAAGTTCAAGCCCATCTTGCCGCAGGCGGAAAACTTAGCGACTTGCCACCTCCACCGGTCAGTGACACGAGTGATTACATCCAGTGTCCTCACTGTggtcgaaaattcaacaagGGTGCTGCGGATCGTCACATTCCCAAATGTGCAAATATGATGCACAATAAACCAAACCCCAGAGCACCTCCGAAACCGAAACGCTAA